The following proteins are co-located in the Chryseobacterium daecheongense genome:
- a CDS encoding quinol:cytochrome C oxidoreductase — MYTFSPKLKSISIILLVVGLVLFGIGFFLNKGISTEKIEQMMEAVHASGHNAPTHSSEMVGPQDHAAHLEHAELQVHNQPLASLHFVAVFFFGVSCAVLFFYCIQHAAHAGWPIIITRVMEAIASYIPYGGAILIILMLLNISHNGHLFHWMDPELTNPDSPHFDVILFEKKRFLNIPFYAFRTFLYVIGASFFAWKLKAVSKKVDETKSRIDYQMLYRWAVGYIVFFGFCSAAWAWDWLMSIDPHWYSTMYIWYSMVSCLSSGIAVIILISVYLKKNGFLPQFNDNHLHDLGVFLFATSMLWTYTWFAQFMLYWYANVPEEVNYFFGRFQHYSPTFLPMLIINFLLPLLVLVSSSIKRNYKVVTTMAVVVILGHILDYFNMVMPGTVGPYWNTPEVFILILGSILFIVGLFMFTVMTALSKLKLIPTGNPFLHESEIYEYPF; from the coding sequence ATGTATACTTTTTCACCAAAATTAAAATCAATTTCTATAATACTGCTTGTTGTAGGTTTAGTTCTATTTGGTATTGGTTTTTTCTTGAATAAAGGAATCAGCACAGAGAAAATTGAACAGATGATGGAAGCTGTTCATGCTTCAGGTCACAATGCTCCTACACATTCAAGTGAAATGGTAGGACCTCAGGACCACGCTGCCCATTTGGAACACGCAGAATTGCAGGTTCACAACCAGCCGTTGGCATCACTACACTTTGTAGCTGTATTTTTCTTCGGAGTAAGTTGTGCAGTATTATTTTTCTACTGTATTCAGCATGCAGCTCACGCAGGTTGGCCAATTATCATTACAAGAGTAATGGAAGCTATTGCTTCTTATATTCCATACGGGGGAGCTATTTTGATCATCCTTATGCTATTAAACATTTCTCACAATGGTCACCTTTTCCATTGGATGGATCCGGAGTTAACAAACCCTGATTCTCCGCACTTTGATGTGATCTTATTCGAGAAAAAAAGATTCTTAAATATCCCTTTCTATGCGTTCAGAACGTTCTTGTATGTAATCGGAGCATCATTCTTCGCATGGAAATTAAAAGCTGTTTCAAAGAAAGTAGATGAAACTAAATCAAGAATCGACTACCAAATGCTTTACAGATGGGCAGTAGGATATATTGTATTCTTTGGATTCTGTTCAGCTGCATGGGCTTGGGATTGGTTGATGTCTATTGACCCTCACTGGTATTCTACAATGTATATCTGGTATTCTATGGTTAGCTGCCTGTCTAGTGGTATTGCAGTAATCATCCTAATCAGTGTATACCTTAAGAAGAACGGTTTCTTACCACAGTTCAATGATAACCACTTACACGATCTTGGAGTATTCCTTTTCGCGACAAGTATGCTTTGGACATATACATGGTTTGCACAGTTCATGCTTTACTGGTATGCTAACGTACCGGAAGAGGTTAATTACTTCTTTGGAAGATTCCAACACTACTCACCTACTTTCCTGCCAATGTTGATCATTAACTTCTTATTACCTTTATTGGTATTAGTAAGCAGCAGCATCAAAAGAAACTATAAAGTAGTTACTACAATGGCAGTAGTTGTAATCCTTGGACACATTCTAGATTACTTCAATATGGTAATGCCGGGAACAGTAGGACCATACTGGAATACTCCTGAAGTATTCATCCTGATCTTAGGATCTATCCTATTCATTGTTGGGTTATTTATGTTTACTGTAATGACTGCATTATCTAAACTTAAATTAATTCCTACAGGAAACCCATTCTTACATGAATCTGAAATTTATGAGTATCCTTTCTAA
- a CDS encoding cytochrome c: MKKNVLRITAILGLTTVLLNSCGPKENAPLVYFPDMYFPVAYDPLMKAKDAYSDHDNEIPAFVKNSYATGLAPVEGSVAQNKDGIFEEGLLPKNADEYNAGYDASKKLTTSPLNPANAAKDIERGKMLFDHTCAACHGTGGDGQGPIVQSGAFSGVPNYADREITVGSVHYVLTNGRNAMGSYAGQLNAGDRWRVAMYVMSAFKKGAAAPAAATATAAAPATETTTETKK; the protein is encoded by the coding sequence ATGAAAAAGAATGTATTAAGAATTACTGCAATCTTAGGTTTAACAACAGTTTTACTTAATTCTTGCGGACCGAAAGAAAATGCACCTCTGGTATATTTCCCGGATATGTATTTCCCGGTAGCATATGATCCATTGATGAAGGCTAAAGATGCTTATTCAGATCATGACAATGAAATTCCAGCGTTTGTTAAAAATAGCTATGCAACAGGACTTGCTCCAGTAGAAGGAAGTGTTGCTCAAAATAAAGACGGAATTTTTGAAGAAGGATTACTTCCTAAAAATGCAGATGAATATAATGCAGGATATGATGCATCAAAAAAGTTGACGACTTCTCCTCTAAATCCAGCTAATGCAGCTAAAGATATAGAAAGAGGAAAAATGTTGTTCGACCATACTTGTGCGGCATGTCACGGAACAGGAGGTGATGGACAAGGACCAATCGTACAAAGCGGTGCTTTCTCAGGTGTACCTAACTATGCTGATAGAGAAATTACTGTGGGATCTGTTCATTATGTATTAACAAACGGTAGAAATGCGATGGGGTCTTATGCAGGACAATTGAATGCAGGAGACAGATGGAGAGTAGCAATGTATGTGATGAGTGCTTTCAAAAAAGGAGCAGCAGCACCTGCGGCAGCTACAGCTACAGCAGCGGCACCAGCAACTGAAACGACTACCGAAACTAAAAAATAA
- a CDS encoding DUF3341 domain-containing protein: MSTTKIVYGLYADDDDLMNGVKAFNDKGIKINEVYTPFPVHGLDKALGLKKTRISDAAFIYACYGVTIGATVTWYVMNHDWPQNIGGKPAFDWGHNMPAFVVPMFELMVFCAAHMMSLTFLVRNKMYPGAPAQNPDPRTTDDKFMMEFVTEDVESVKQLLIETGVEEITVKDA; this comes from the coding sequence ATGAGCACCACTAAAATTGTATACGGACTTTATGCTGATGACGACGATTTAATGAACGGCGTTAAAGCATTCAACGATAAAGGAATAAAAATCAACGAGGTTTATACTCCATTTCCGGTTCACGGACTAGATAAAGCTTTAGGTCTGAAGAAGACAAGAATTTCTGATGCTGCCTTTATCTATGCTTGTTATGGTGTTACGATCGGTGCAACTGTAACCTGGTATGTAATGAATCATGACTGGCCTCAGAATATCGGTGGTAAACCAGCTTTTGACTGGGGACACAACATGCCGGCATTCGTAGTTCCGATGTTTGAATTAATGGTATTCTGTGCTGCTCACATGATGTCACTTACTTTCTTGGTAAGAAACAAGATGTATCCTGGAGCTCCGGCACAAAATCCGGATCCGAGAACTACAGATGACAAATTCATGATGGAATTTGTAACTGAAGATGTAGAATCTGTAAAACAGCTACTTATTGAGACTGGAGTTGAAGAAATAACTGTTAAAGACGCTTAA
- the nrfD gene encoding polysulfide reductase NrfD: MSGHYEAPIREPLIIGHKTYHDITEDIARPIEERAGKLWWISLYAALVLFIYGFGCIAYTIGTGIGAWGLNRTINWGWDITNFVWWVGIGHAGTLISAVLLLFRQRWRMSVNRSAEAMTIFAVVQAAIFPVIHMGRVWVGYWVFPLPNQFGSLWGNFNSPLLWDVFAISTYFSVSTVFWFMGLIPDFAMIRDRAKTPWTRKIYTFLAFGWGGKAKHWQRFEELSLVLAGLATPLVFSVHTTVSFDFATSVIKGWHSTIYPPYFVAGAIFSGFAMVQTLLLIARKVCHLEDYITMYHIEIMNIVIVVTGGMVTVAYATEYFIGWYSGSRFEDFTYLSPGAATGPYWWAFWSLIICNLVIPASFWFKRARTNIIWTFIVALIINIGMWFERFDIIVINLSRDYLPGSWTMFKPTIIDVGVYLGTIGFFSVLFLLYARTFPVIAQAELKSILKISGETYKAKEGDEHH, encoded by the coding sequence ATGTCAGGACATTACGAAGCTCCGATAAGGGAACCTCTAATTATTGGTCACAAAACTTATCACGATATCACAGAAGATATTGCACGACCTATCGAAGAAAGAGCAGGTAAATTATGGTGGATATCACTATATGCAGCCCTAGTTCTATTCATCTATGGATTCGGGTGTATCGCTTATACTATCGGAACAGGTATTGGAGCATGGGGGCTTAACAGAACTATTAACTGGGGTTGGGATATCACCAACTTCGTATGGTGGGTAGGTATTGGTCACGCCGGAACCCTAATCTCAGCGGTATTATTATTATTTAGACAGCGTTGGAGAATGTCTGTAAACCGTTCAGCTGAAGCGATGACGATCTTCGCTGTTGTACAGGCAGCTATCTTCCCTGTAATTCACATGGGTAGAGTTTGGGTAGGATATTGGGTATTCCCTCTTCCAAACCAATTCGGTTCTCTTTGGGGGAACTTTAACTCTCCTCTACTTTGGGACGTATTTGCGATCTCTACGTATTTCTCAGTATCTACAGTTTTCTGGTTCATGGGACTGATCCCTGACTTTGCAATGATCAGAGATAGAGCTAAAACTCCTTGGACTAGAAAAATCTATACATTCCTAGCATTCGGTTGGGGTGGTAAAGCAAAACACTGGCAAAGATTTGAAGAATTATCTTTGGTTTTAGCAGGTTTGGCAACTCCACTTGTATTCTCAGTACACACTACCGTATCCTTTGACTTCGCAACTTCAGTTATTAAAGGGTGGCACTCTACGATCTATCCTCCGTACTTCGTTGCCGGTGCGATTTTCTCAGGATTTGCAATGGTACAAACACTATTGTTAATTGCCAGAAAAGTTTGTCACCTTGAAGATTATATCACTATGTATCACATTGAAATTATGAACATCGTAATTGTGGTAACAGGTGGTATGGTAACTGTAGCTTACGCAACTGAATATTTCATAGGATGGTACTCAGGATCAAGATTTGAAGATTTTACGTATCTTTCTCCAGGTGCAGCAACAGGTCCTTATTGGTGGGCTTTCTGGTCACTAATTATCTGTAACCTTGTTATTCCGGCTTCTTTCTGGTTCAAAAGAGCAAGAACGAACATTATCTGGACTTTCATTGTAGCACTAATTATCAACATCGGTATGTGGTTTGAGCGTTTCGATATCATCGTAATCAACCTTTCAAGAGATTACTTGCCAGGTTCATGGACGATGTTTAAACCAACCATTATTGACGTAGGTGTATATTTAGGAACAATCGGATTCTTCTCTGTACTATTCTTATTATACGCAAGAACATTCCCTGTAATTGCACAGGCTGAATTAAAATCGATTTTGAAAATCTCAGGTGAAACTTATAAAGCAAAAGAAGGAGATGAGCACCACTAA
- a CDS encoding TAT-variant-translocated molybdopterin oxidoreductase produces MASNKIQFRSIHELKDPALNNKLAQKEFQEEIPVEDFLGDAEQNGSSTSRRDFLKLLGFSTAAVTLAACEAPVIKTIPYVVKPHDIIPGVPNYYASTYFDGFDFASVLVKTREGRPIKIDPNPAAGELGKTNARAQASVLSLYDNDKVKQPKLDGKDETFDKVDDFVLKGLAEAQSAGKKIVLLSQSFASPTFKKLFAEFKAKYPTAELVTYDAFPYSAALDAAQEVFGQRALPVYDLKGSELVVSFQADFLGDYNASSLETSYAEARKPGANMLRHIQVESNMSLTGANADSRYRLKPSAVNKTLVEVYNAIVGGGAASDKIAAEIVKELQAKGSKAIVFADGSKGAQVLAHLINQKLGSVAFTGKANFLKEFDKARYQEFLGWVNAGQVGVLITNNVDPIYSHPKGEDFKKSLTKVPYVIAVADKKNEMYKAAKAVIPVANWLESWGDMEPQTGVYTLMQPTIQKIYKSRQIEESLLVWKNGKNNAANNYYDYLKASASSILGGTSFNKALYNGIVPSSNATTLSYAGGNAAQALAELGNFKASDLELVLYTKTSIGDGTQANNPWLQELPDPLTRMSWDNYLTISPKDADRLGIKNDLNARMQLDGSIVNLTVNGVVIKDVPVFIQPGQADGSVGLALGYGKKNSGATADTGVNAYPLFDGSNLVVSNAKIEKTGEEHEFAGIQLQNTLMGRYEIAKEVPLTEYLNVAFDDEHKGWNKPLEYHTISGALPARKIDLWDAFDDTDGPHFNLSIDLNSCTGCGACIIACQAENNVPVVGKEEIRMSRDMYWLRIDRYYSAKEKIETKEGIERGLNVPNLYDILIEPNESPDVIFQPVMCQHCNHAPCETVCPVAATSHGKQGQNHMAYNRCIGTRYCANNCPYKVRRFNWFTYNLNDRFDFNMNNDLGRMVLNPDVVVRTRGVMEKCSMCIQQTQATILTAKRENRKVTDSEFKNSCACAAACSTGAMTFGDMNDKESEVRELYSSNRRYYLLEEIGTKPNVFYHTKVRNRVEK; encoded by the coding sequence ATGGCTTCAAACAAAATACAATTTAGAAGTATTCATGAACTTAAAGACCCGGCTTTAAATAATAAGCTGGCTCAAAAAGAGTTTCAGGAAGAAATTCCGGTAGAAGATTTCCTTGGAGATGCTGAACAGAACGGATCAAGTACTTCAAGAAGAGATTTCTTAAAATTATTAGGATTTTCTACTGCAGCAGTAACACTTGCTGCTTGTGAAGCTCCGGTAATTAAAACGATTCCTTACGTGGTAAAACCTCATGATATCATTCCTGGGGTTCCTAACTACTACGCTTCAACATATTTTGATGGTTTCGATTTCGCTAGTGTTTTAGTAAAGACACGTGAAGGAAGACCTATTAAAATTGATCCAAACCCGGCTGCAGGAGAATTAGGTAAAACGAATGCAAGAGCTCAGGCAAGTGTACTTTCTCTTTATGATAATGATAAAGTAAAACAACCTAAGCTTGACGGTAAAGACGAAACTTTCGATAAAGTAGATGATTTTGTTCTTAAAGGTTTGGCAGAAGCACAGTCAGCAGGCAAAAAGATTGTTCTTTTATCTCAGTCTTTTGCTTCACCAACTTTCAAAAAGTTGTTCGCTGAATTCAAAGCTAAATATCCTACAGCAGAACTTGTAACTTATGATGCTTTCCCTTACTCCGCAGCATTAGATGCAGCACAGGAAGTATTCGGACAAAGAGCATTACCGGTTTACGATCTTAAAGGTTCTGAATTAGTAGTTTCTTTCCAGGCTGATTTCTTAGGAGATTACAATGCCTCAAGTTTAGAAACTTCTTATGCAGAAGCAAGAAAACCGGGAGCAAACATGTTGAGACACATTCAGGTGGAATCCAACATGTCTCTTACAGGTGCAAATGCTGACTCAAGATACAGACTAAAGCCTAGTGCGGTAAATAAAACATTAGTTGAAGTTTACAATGCAATCGTAGGTGGAGGTGCTGCTTCTGATAAAATTGCTGCTGAGATCGTAAAAGAACTTCAGGCAAAAGGAAGCAAAGCTATCGTATTTGCAGACGGATCTAAAGGTGCACAGGTTTTAGCACACTTAATTAACCAAAAATTAGGTTCGGTTGCCTTCACCGGTAAAGCGAACTTCTTAAAAGAATTTGATAAAGCAAGATACCAGGAATTCTTAGGATGGGTAAATGCAGGACAGGTTGGAGTATTGATTACAAACAATGTAGATCCTATCTATTCTCATCCAAAAGGAGAAGATTTCAAAAAATCTTTAACAAAAGTTCCTTACGTAATTGCTGTTGCAGATAAGAAAAATGAAATGTATAAAGCAGCGAAAGCTGTTATTCCGGTAGCCAACTGGTTAGAGTCTTGGGGAGATATGGAGCCTCAGACAGGAGTTTATACATTAATGCAGCCTACTATCCAGAAAATTTACAAATCAAGACAGATTGAAGAATCATTATTGGTTTGGAAAAATGGTAAGAACAATGCTGCCAATAACTACTATGATTACTTAAAAGCTAGTGCTTCTTCTATATTAGGAGGTACCTCTTTCAACAAAGCTTTGTATAACGGTATCGTTCCTTCCAGTAATGCAACGACATTATCTTATGCAGGAGGAAATGCCGCTCAGGCACTTGCTGAATTAGGTAACTTTAAAGCTTCCGATCTTGAATTAGTACTTTATACTAAGACTTCTATCGGAGATGGTACTCAGGCTAACAACCCTTGGCTGCAAGAATTACCGGATCCGTTAACAAGAATGTCTTGGGATAACTACTTAACTATTTCTCCTAAAGATGCAGACAGATTAGGTATAAAAAATGATCTGAATGCCAGAATGCAGTTGGATGGTTCTATTGTAAACCTTACGGTAAACGGAGTTGTAATAAAAGATGTTCCTGTATTCATTCAACCAGGTCAGGCAGACGGATCAGTAGGTTTAGCACTTGGATATGGTAAAAAGAATTCCGGAGCAACGGCTGATACAGGAGTAAATGCTTATCCTTTATTTGACGGTTCTAATTTAGTTGTTTCTAATGCTAAAATAGAAAAAACAGGTGAAGAGCATGAGTTCGCTGGTATCCAGCTTCAGAACACCCTAATGGGTCGTTATGAAATCGCTAAAGAAGTTCCTTTAACAGAATATCTGAATGTCGCTTTTGATGACGAGCACAAAGGATGGAACAAGCCTTTGGAATACCACACGATCAGTGGAGCTCTTCCAGCAAGAAAAATAGACCTTTGGGACGCTTTCGATGACACTGATGGTCCTCACTTCAACTTATCTATTGACTTAAACTCTTGTACTGGTTGTGGAGCATGTATCATTGCCTGCCAGGCAGAAAACAACGTTCCTGTTGTAGGTAAAGAAGAGATCAGAATGTCCAGAGATATGTACTGGTTAAGAATCGATCGTTACTATTCTGCTAAAGAAAAGATCGAAACTAAAGAAGGTATTGAAAGAGGATTAAATGTTCCTAATCTATATGACATCTTAATCGAACCGAATGAAAGTCCGGATGTGATTTTCCAACCGGTAATGTGTCAGCACTGTAACCACGCTCCATGTGAAACAGTATGTCCGGTAGCGGCTACTTCTCATGGTAAGCAAGGTCAAAACCATATGGCTTACAACAGATGTATTGGTACAAGATATTGTGCAAACAACTGTCCATATAAAGTAAGACGTTTCAACTGGTTTACATATAACCTGAACGATCGTTTCGATTTCAACATGAATAACGATCTTGGAAGAATGGTACTAAACCCGGACGTTGTGGTAAGAACAAGAGGGGTTATGGAGAAATGTTCAATGTGTATCCAGCAGACTCAGGCTACAATCTTAACTGCAAAAAGAGAGAACAGAAAAGTAACAGACAGCGAGTTTAAAAATTCTTGTGCTTGTGCTGCTGCTTGTTCTACCGGAGCAATGACGTTTGGAGACATGAACGATAAAGAATCTGAAGTAAGAGAATTATACTCAAGCAACAGAAGATATTATTTACTGGAAGAGATCGGAACCAAGCCAAATGTGTTCTATCACACTAAAGTAAGAAACAGAGTAGAAAAATAA
- a CDS encoding c-type cytochrome — translation MISWRKHYKQTLIAIGLLLSTSASFYGQDGDPKNGEKLFKANCTACHALDKQVIGPPLKGVVERVKTEGGVDRDWLHKWIKDNKALRASGDKYANEIFEKYNKTEMLQFPNLTEKDIDDILAFTTNPPAPEEKKPEAGAATATDATATAATDKTTTNVVIISLLAIAALLVWILLKLRQLVKLGQSEDLAGLNETRVRSFSEIYKKYHYIGKGALVILAILATYGIWNWLMWIGVYKGYKPEQPIYFSHKIHAGEQKIDCQLCHSSAKYGKVSEIPSMNVCMNCHRTISEYNADHYMEPGKDKAFYDGEIQKIYQHTGWDPAKQQYTGKTEPVEWTRIHNMPDFVYFNHSQHVVAGEQAIINSFNKKNPNNKIDVVCKACHGKIDTMNVVQMANDFTMGWCIECHRTTEVDMNNGYNKEYFKNLHDKLKKQYPKDGGKITVDAIGGLECGKCHY, via the coding sequence ATGATTAGTTGGAGAAAGCATTATAAACAAACGTTGATCGCAATAGGCTTATTGCTATCAACCAGTGCTTCATTTTACGGGCAAGACGGCGATCCTAAAAACGGTGAGAAACTTTTCAAAGCGAATTGTACTGCATGTCACGCTCTGGATAAACAAGTGATAGGACCTCCTTTGAAAGGAGTTGTAGAACGAGTAAAGACAGAGGGTGGTGTAGACAGAGATTGGCTTCACAAGTGGATCAAGGATAACAAAGCTCTGAGAGCTTCTGGAGACAAATACGCCAATGAGATTTTTGAAAAATATAATAAAACTGAGATGCTTCAGTTTCCTAATCTTACAGAGAAGGATATCGATGACATCTTAGCTTTTACAACTAATCCTCCGGCTCCGGAAGAGAAAAAACCGGAAGCGGGAGCAGCCACTGCAACAGATGCTACCGCAACTGCAGCAACCGACAAAACAACAACAAACGTTGTTATCATTTCACTTTTAGCAATTGCAGCCTTACTGGTATGGATCTTACTTAAACTAAGACAATTAGTTAAATTAGGACAGTCAGAAGACTTAGCAGGGCTTAATGAAACGAGAGTTCGTTCATTCAGTGAAATCTATAAAAAATACCATTATATAGGTAAAGGAGCTTTGGTTATTTTAGCGATCCTTGCAACCTATGGAATCTGGAACTGGTTAATGTGGATCGGTGTTTACAAAGGATACAAGCCTGAACAACCTATCTACTTCTCTCACAAAATTCACGCTGGAGAACAAAAAATTGACTGTCAGCTATGTCACTCAAGTGCTAAATATGGTAAAGTCTCTGAAATTCCTTCTATGAACGTTTGTATGAACTGTCACAGAACAATTTCCGAATACAATGCAGATCACTATATGGAGCCAGGAAAAGACAAAGCTTTCTATGACGGTGAAATCCAAAAGATTTATCAGCATACAGGTTGGGATCCTGCAAAACAACAGTATACAGGAAAAACTGAACCAGTAGAATGGACAAGAATCCACAACATGCCGGATTTCGTGTACTTCAATCACTCTCAGCACGTTGTAGCGGGTGAGCAGGCAATCATCAATTCTTTCAACAAAAAGAATCCGAATAACAAAATCGATGTTGTTTGTAAAGCTTGTCACGGAAAAATAGACACAATGAATGTTGTTCAGATGGCTAATGACTTCACTATGGGATGGTGTATCGAGTGTCACAGAACTACTGAGGTTGATATGAACAACGGTTATAATAAAGAATACTTCAAGAATCTACATGACAAGTTGAAAAAACAATACCCTAAAGATGGTGGTAAGATTACTGTAGATGCAATTGGAGGTCTTGAGTGTGGTAAATGTCATTATTAA
- a CDS encoding SPOR domain-containing protein, whose translation MKNLIKILSALSFFGFYEIEAQQVVKKDTLSGTELVMSMDPKVKDALESLEDKCSRVVTTTTPRDSSDETYTRPTKIYVPNRELTNAEICRKNPRILGYKIQITTVKSNDEANEIKSYFRKRFPNLKVETDASLRPNYKILAGSYFTKQSASSDLSKIREYFKSAVAVQYRIFCAEAK comes from the coding sequence ATGAAAAATTTAATCAAAATATTGTCGGCACTATCCTTTTTTGGATTTTATGAGATTGAAGCCCAGCAGGTTGTAAAGAAGGATACATTGTCCGGAACCGAACTAGTAATGTCAATGGATCCTAAGGTAAAAGATGCTTTAGAGAGTCTCGAAGACAAATGTTCAAGAGTTGTAACCACAACAACACCCCGGGATAGTAGTGACGAAACTTACACCAGACCTACAAAAATATATGTTCCGAATAGGGAATTGACCAATGCGGAAATCTGTAGAAAAAACCCAAGAATTTTAGGGTATAAAATTCAAATTACAACTGTGAAAAGTAACGATGAAGCGAATGAGATCAAGTCGTATTTCAGAAAAAGATTTCCTAATCTAAAGGTGGAAACCGATGCGTCTTTGAGACCTAATTATAAGATTTTGGCAGGAAGTTATTTCACGAAACAAAGTGCTTCTTCGGACCTTTCAAAGATCAGAGAATATTTTAAATCTGCTGTTGCAGTACAGTATAGAATATTTTGTGCAGAAGCTAAATAA
- a CDS encoding DUF6080 domain-containing protein — protein MNFKTKLIHFFKLIFPSSLTELWVFLFFLSLYGILGSYIAINYTIIFDNRIPWDAYFSFDNRSIVMTGGSFERHPLSYYFFNWIREFAFLISNGKTDVTFRLVLAWFSITTVSLAISQVFKYLKNIIRIPLMINLIIILFFGLFSTSILLSFTPENFTYTFFLLCLYNHYAAIKLKKEEKISGLALVFAGVSVGGLTITNIFKVFIPVLFEKDLFTKWKKFGNAALRVVITCICFILLYLNRIDFKYKNIFNKTNEQYEKFSNVKSTPTWDMILSYFFGGNILFSNFIIRDKHNMKGFHFKGLIMDIYSSWVAYLFIALLLSLIFWSYFRNFKNKLVQVVMISFVVDIVIHCIMRFGLHTSYIYGGHFVFVYPILLGWLFYSYRSSPKALSFLTLTLGILLVYLGVNNYLRMTEFFWFLDSYYQ, from the coding sequence GTGAATTTCAAAACGAAACTAATCCATTTTTTTAAACTCATATTTCCTTCTTCACTCACTGAGCTATGGGTATTTCTTTTCTTTCTTTCTCTGTATGGGATACTGGGATCTTACATTGCTATTAATTACACCATCATTTTTGATAACAGAATACCTTGGGATGCTTATTTCAGTTTTGACAATCGTTCAATTGTGATGACCGGTGGTAGTTTCGAAAGACATCCTTTATCCTACTATTTTTTTAACTGGATAAGAGAGTTTGCTTTTCTAATCTCGAACGGAAAAACGGATGTTACCTTTAGGTTAGTTCTGGCATGGTTTAGCATAACCACGGTAAGTCTAGCTATATCACAAGTATTTAAATATTTAAAAAATATCATCAGAATACCATTGATGATCAACCTTATTATTATTCTTTTTTTCGGGCTTTTCTCAACAAGCATCCTGCTTTCTTTCACTCCGGAAAACTTTACTTATACATTTTTTCTTCTTTGTCTTTATAACCACTATGCGGCCATTAAACTTAAAAAAGAAGAGAAGATATCTGGTCTGGCTCTGGTTTTCGCTGGAGTTTCCGTGGGAGGACTTACTATTACCAACATTTTTAAGGTTTTCATTCCTGTCTTATTCGAAAAAGACCTGTTTACAAAATGGAAGAAATTTGGAAATGCTGCACTAAGAGTTGTAATTACTTGTATTTGCTTTATACTACTATACCTAAACCGGATAGACTTTAAATATAAAAATATCTTCAATAAGACGAACGAACAATATGAAAAGTTCTCTAATGTAAAGTCTACACCAACCTGGGACATGATTCTTTCGTATTTTTTTGGAGGCAATATTCTTTTTTCCAATTTTATCATTCGTGATAAACATAATATGAAAGGCTTTCATTTCAAAGGCCTTATTATGGACATTTATTCTTCGTGGGTTGCTTACTTATTTATTGCCCTTTTATTGAGTCTTATATTTTGGAGTTATTTCAGAAATTTCAAAAATAAACTGGTACAAGTTGTAATGATCTCTTTTGTTGTAGATATTGTTATCCACTGCATTATGAGATTCGGATTACATACGTCTTACATCTATGGCGGTCACTTTGTTTTTGTCTATCCGATACTTCTAGGCTGGCTGTTCTACTCTTATCGGTCTTCTCCGAAAGCACTCTCATTCCTGACACTTACATTGGGAATATTATTGGTTTATCTGGGAGTTAATAATTACCTCAGGATGACAGAATTTTTCTGGTTCTTAGATTCTTATTATCAATAA